The genomic window GATTCCGAAGTTCGCACAGGCCTGCAGTTTGCTCGGATGCGAACTTCGGAATCCAAGGGACACTAGCAAGATCATGAGTCTAGTGCCGCTTTTGGATTTGAAGTTCTTCATCGAGCTTGTGACCTCACTCGGAAGAACTTCAAATCCGCGGCACTAGCGTCTCGATTCCGAAGTTCGCACAGGCTTGCGGCTTGCGCGGATGCGAACTTCGGATTCGGGGCACTCGCAGTCAAGCCATTCGCGCTTAGTCCCGTTCCGTTTGCATTATCGCGACATGGCTTGACTTCATTTCAAGGGATTCAATTTCCATGCCCGACACTGCGCTCGTCCTTCATTATTCCAACGACAATGCTCGCGCCCTTCATCCCGACAGAGCCCATTTCGCTCCGATGCAACTCACTCCGGAGCTCGCGCAGCCGTGCGGTTCTTCCAGAGACTGAAACGGCGCGACTGCGATCGCTAGGCACGTGGTGTCCCTCTGCTGGAGAGGTCGTTTCGTGCAAGGCATTGGAGGGCAACCGGCCAACGCGGTATTCGGTTAGTCCGCGAGAAAGTCACAAGCCCCCAATCAAAAAAACGCCAATCACAAAATGTCCAGCCGATCGGATCGTGGCGATGATTGAGGCGCGCCGCATCACGTCGTGGATCATCTTTGCTGGTCATGATAGACTTTGCCGCCGCCGAATGGGCGACGCTTTCCAGTTGTTGAGGAGGGTGCAATGCGGTTGTCTTACGCCTTCTTTTTTATCCTGGCTTCGCTCTTCACCCCTGCAATCGCTGCTGATGATCAAAGCAGCCAACAGGAAGTGGTCAAGACGGCTGCTGCTTTCAGAGAGAACTTCGACAAGCAGAATAGCGCCGGCATTAGCGCGCTCTTCACCAAAGACGGTGTTTTCGTGAACCCTACGGGACCGCATCCTGATGTCGCTGAGTTTTACGAGGGGGCTTTCAAGGCTGGGATCAATCAAATTGAAATTGCGGTGAAACAGGCGACGGCGCTTGGCGCAGACACGATGATCGGAATAGGTGAATTTCAGACGAGCGGAAAGAATGCATCCGGCGCTGCTATTGGCGACAGTGGCTACTGGACGGCAATTTACACGCGCGACGGTGGGGCATGGAAAATCAGAATGCTGACCGCTTTGCCCAAAGCGCCCCCGCCTCAATGATCAACGTTGTGAGGGACCACGCGGCGGCGCAAAGGCCGTCGCGTCAGGCTGCGATAGCGCACGTTGTCGATGAAGCCGTCCAGAGTCTTTATATTTGATATTTGCATATCTGATATTTGCGACGAGAGCTTCGGTAACCGAAGCTCTCAATTTTCATTTTGACGCGTTTTTCTTGACGCGATTAGGGCACCACTTCGCTCCGAGAACGCCCTAAACGGCGGCGATGCAGGCGATCTCAATGTGTGCGCGATCATGCAGTGCGAATACACCCGCGCCGTAAAGTGCAATCACGATGCAAATCGGCAACATGATCGATGTTCCGCTTCTTCCCGTTCGATTAGCGCGTGGTTCCCTCGGAACGATCACGTGCGCCTAAGGATTGATATACCGCATTCATCCATCGAGGAGGGACAACCGATGCGGAAACTCAGTGTGGTTATTGCAGCAGGCGCTGTAGCGGGCGCCGGGTTGCTCGCGGCGAGTGGCGCTAAGGCAGCCGATGTTATCGTTGGCGCAAATGGGCCGCTCATTGAACAGGTGCGGACGGTTTGCGATGAATACGGGCGCTGTTATCAAACGCGCGGTGGCCGGCGTGTGATCATCGAAGACTCGTATGGTTACGCCCCACGCTACCGTTATGAAGAATCGTATGGTTACGTCCCACGCGACCGTTATTATGGGTATCGGGACTATGATCGGCCCCGCGCGGGCTTTGGCATTGAGGCTCCCGGAGTGAGCGTGGATGTGGGAGTTGGCAGCGGGTACTAACGTTACTAGCCGTTAGCGTGACTAGCCGTTAGGAAGTGAATGACGCTGGCTGGCTTGGTTTCGCCGTCGCGGCCCGTCTTGGGCTGTGGCGGCTTTTTCCGTTCGGCCAGCCACGGTACCTTCGTTTTAACGGATACAACCGCAAGATTTCTTTTCAAGTTCACATTGGCGGTCCGTGGCGCCACAGCACTGCACGAGATATCGCTATTGCCACGGCGATCATGATGAGCGCCAGCGGCGAGCGCACCGCAGCGATAGCGCGGTCACCGCAGAACAGCCAGGTTTTACGCGCTCGCCTTCACCCCTTTGGCATCGTGCGGGCGAGAAATTCGAACATGCGGCTTCGCCCGTCTTTCGTCGCCGAGGACGAGAAGTGGTAATCGACACGATTGCCGCGCATGTCGGTCTTGGTCAGCCCGTCGAGGGTACGGCAATCCCAGCAGTGCGTGGTTTGCGGATAGACGTGCCACTCCACCGGCGCGCCGGCGCGCTTTGCGGCTTCCAGTTTGCTCACGCATTCGCCTGCGGGCGTCTCGGTGTCCGCTTCGCCCATCAGCACGAGCAGTGGGCGCTTGATGTCGGCGTTGAGGATCTCGAATGGCGGCCGGCCGTTCGGCGGCGTGATTTTGAAACAACCTGGATAGAAACTCACCACCGCGGCGAAGGGCGCAGCGTTCGTCAGCGCTGCGGACGCGTAGTGCTGGCTCGACGTCATCAGTCCCACCATCGCGCCCCATGAGAAGCCGACCAGCGCAATGCGCGTCTTGTCGACGTAAGGCAAGCCGCGCAGATGCTCGGTCGCCTGCAGTGCATCGCGCACGCCGCGGAAGAAGTTCACGCCGTTCTGCGGGCCGTAACACACGGTCGTCACGTTACGCGGGCCGAGACTGTCGATCATCAGCACCACGTATTTCTGCGCCAGCGCCTCGCGGGCGTTGGCCATCACGGCAGGATTGAGCCCTGCGCATTGATGCACCATGACGATGGCGGGGAAGGGCCCCTCGCCATGCGGCTTCAGCAGCGTCGTGCGCCGCTGCAGGTCGTCCGCACTGAGCTGCGCCTTTTCGGGAAATGTCAGGTCCGGCGCGATCGTCGCCCCGCGCATGATCGCCTCCGCCGGCCAGAAGGCTCTGTCCGCCGCGCGGTCGTCCGCTTCCGCCACGGCGGCGAGACCCGACGCGAACATGCAGATCAATGCAGAGAAAATCCCGGCCCTCGTGGAGCGGATTTGACGTTCGCTACACTGCTTGCCGCGAATTCGGGATGCGAACGTTGGAATCGGTCCGCTAGGTGTCATGAATGGGCTCGTTAACGCTTGAGGCGGAGGAGGAGGCGCGGCCGATCACCCAGATGGGGGGTGCGATCTGGGCTTGTTCTCGCGTAAATTCTGCCGGTAGTATCGCGATATTTCGAGCATTAATTTTTATGACGGAGGTTTTTCGATGCCTCAGCTCCGGTCATCCGAGCTTGCACGATGGTGCCTCACATCTCTGTCCGTCTCCGTTTTCACGTCTCCTTTCCGGGGCTTGCAGGGGATCGGCCCTCGCGCGTCGGGCGCTCTTTTTGGCGCTCTCGCCCTGCTTGCCGCGCAGCCGGCGTTTGCTGAACTCTCCAAGGAAAAGGCGATTGAACAATGCCGCATGAGCGTCGGCAAACCGATCGTCATGGCGTGCATGCGGGCGAGCGGCGGCATGGCGAGCTTAGAGGCCTGCCGCGTGAAGGCGACGCCAAAGGTGAAGGCCTGCGTGATGGCGGCGCTGATGGCCGCGAACCGCCGCGCCAATGTCGCCGTCGCCGTTCCGACTGAAGCCGCGCCGAAGCTCGCGCCTGGCATGGCGCTGCCGGCCGGCTTTGTCGCGCCGCCGCGCACCATCTCCGATATCACCGCCATTCTCGACAGCGAAAAGCCGGACCTGAAGAAGATCGAAGAGACCAAGGCGGACGCGGACGCGCAGCCGACCGGCAAGGAATCGAAGCAGGAGCTCGCGCAGTTCTATTACGACCGCAGCAACGCGCGCGGCGACCTCGGCCGCGTGGCGGAAGCAATCGCGGACGCCAACAAGGCGCTGGAAGTAGGCCAAGGCGTGATCTCGCCCAATCTCAAGGGCCGCATCATCTTTCTTGCGGGCTTAAATTACATGGCCGCGGGTGACCCCAAGAAGGCGCTCGACCTTTATCTGCGCCAGTTGCGGGAGGTCGCGGGCCAGCCAGGCGCGAAGGGTTATCTGTTCGGCGCCAACCGGCAGATCGCGGGTCTGCTCATTCAAACGGGCGATCTCGCCCAGGCCGATGCCTATGTGCGGAAAAACGCAAGCGCGATCCAGGAAGCGCGCACCTCTGGCATCCCTCAATGGCGCGCCTCCTACGCCAAGTTCGGCCAGAGCTGGGAAGCCGAGATCGAACTTGGCCGCGCCATGATGGCCGAGGCACGCGGACAGTACGCTGATGCTGAGGGGGCTTATCGCCTGACCGAACAGCGCCGCCGCGCCGCCATGAAGGTCCTGTTAGAGGCGGACAACGCGCCCTCGGAATCCGTGCTGCTGCAGGGCATCGACTTCACGGTGCAGAAGCAGGCGCGGATGAAGGCGCGGCAGGGGCGGCTTGCGGAAGCGGAGGCCGATGCCCGGCGCGCGCTGCTCTCGCGATTGAAGGACAACGGCAAGTATCACCCGCAAACGCCGCGCTATATCGCGGGGCTCGGCGCCATCCTTGTGGAGCAAGGCCGCTACGATGAAGCCGAGAAGTTGATGCGTGTGGCGCTCGAGATCAACGAGACGCTGGGCACCGCGCCCGACGCGCAGTCCACCGTCGAACTGATGGCACAGCTGGCCGGCGTGCTGAACCTGCAGCGCAAGCGCACGGAAGCAGCAAGCATGTTTGACCGTATCGACCAGGCCACCGCGAAGTGGGAGCCCGCGCGCCGGCAGGTGTACGAACTCAATCCGGCGCGCATTCTCTCGCTTTACGCATCGGGGCAGGTCGAGACCGGTGTCGCCGCCGCCGAACAGCTGGTGAAGAAGCTGGCGGCGCGGGTCGGCGAAAACCATTTCGACACGGCGTCCGCGCGCGGCGCGCTGGCCGCGGGCCTGATGCGGGCCGGCCGCAATGAAGATGCCGCGCGCGAGTTCAAGGCCGCGATCCCGATCATGCTGACGGGCGCGCGCGAGAACGCGGATGATGAAAACACCACGGTGGTGGCTGCGCGCACGCTGCGCCTGCAGAACACGGTGGAGAGCTACTTCTTCCTGCTCACGCGCGGTGGTGCGGCGGCCGGTGATGTGGGCGAGGAGACGTTTGCGCTGGCGGATGCCGTGCGCGGCCAGTCGGTGCAGCAGGCCTTGGCGGCGTCGAGCGCGCGTGCTGCGGCGAAGGATCCGAAGCTCGCCGATCTCGTGCGCAAGGAGCAGGACCTTTCCAAGCAGGTCAACGCCCAGCTCGGCACATTGAATAACGTGCTCTCGCTGCCGTCCGGCGAGCGCGACGAGAAGGGCGTGCAGGCGATCAACGCCTCCATCAACGCGCTGCGCACCGAGCGCAACAAGGCGCGGCAGGAGATCAACCAGAAATTCCCGGCCTATGCGGATCTGGTTTCGCCCAAGCCGCCGTCGGTGGCCGAGATCCGTGCGCTGCTTGCGGATGGCGAGGCGATGCTCTCGTTCTATTTCGGGCAGAGCGGCAGCTTCGTGTGGGCCGTGCCGAAGAGCGGACCGGTCGCGTTCGCGCAGATCAAGGCGCAAAGCGGCGAGATCGAGAGCAAGGTACGCAAGCTGCGCGAGGCGCTGGAGCCGCAGGCTGCGATGATCTCGGACATTCCGCCGTTCGATCTCGCGCTCGCGCATGAGCTTTATGCGCTGCTGCTGCAGCCGGTGGAAAGCGGCTGGAAGGGCGCGAAGAATCTCGTCGTCGTCACCAACGGCGCACTCGGCCTGTTGCCGCTGTCGCTGCTACCGACTGCGCCCGCGAGCGTGAAGCAGGACGATGATCCGCTGTTTGCGGACTATCGCAATGTGCCGTGGCTCGCGCGCACCCATGCGGTGACCACGGTGCCGTCGGCGGCGGCGCTGCGCACGCTGCGGCAATTGCCGCCGGGCAAGCCTGACCGCGGCGAGCTGGTGGCGTTCGGCGATCCGTTCTTCAACACCGATCAGCAGGCGGAGGCCCAGGACGAAACGAAAGTGCAAATCGCGGCCAATGACACCACGCCACGCAGCGCGGAAAACGTAATGCGCGGCGTGCCGCTGAAGCGGCGCAGCAGTCCGAAATTAGAGGGCGTGGACAGCGCCGAGCTTGCGTTGTTGCCGCGCCTGCCCGACACCTCGGAAGAATTGAAGTCCATCGCGCTCGCGTTGCAGGCGGACCCCTCACAAGTGCTGCATCTCGGCAAGGGCGCCACTGAGGGCGCGGTGAAGACCATGAACCTCTCCGGTTTCAAGGTGCTAGCGTTTGCCACCCACGGCCTGGTGCCGGGTGAACTCAATGGCCTGACGCAGCCGGCGCTCGCCTTGTCATCGCCCAAGGTGACGGGCGAAGACGGCGATGGCCTCTTGACCATGGAGGAGATCCTCGGTCTCAAGCTCGATGCCGACTGGGTCGTGCTCTCGGCGTGCAACACCGGCACGGGCGCAGGCGCGGGTGCGGAAGCCGCGTCCGGTCTTGGCCGCGCGTTCTTCTATGCCGGCACGCGCGCGCTGCTGGTGACCAACTGGTCGGTGCATTCGCAGTCCGCCCGCGAACTGGTGACGGACCTGTTCAAGCGGCAGGCGGCGGATGCGAAGCTGCCGCGCAGCGAAGCGCTGCGGCAGGCGATGATGGCGCTGGTGGATGGTCCGGGTTATCTCAACGCCGAAGGCAAGACCGAATTCGCCTATGCGCATCCGCTGTTCTGGGCGCCGTACACCATCATTGGTGATGGCGGTGTGCGATGACTTCAATCACGTGATGAAAGAGGAAGGAGAGGGCTAACCGTGATGAGACATGTGTTGAACGTCTTTCTTGCCGCCGCCGTGCTGCTCGCCATTCCATTCCGCGCTGAGGCCGGGCAGAAGCTGATTACGGACGAAGAGGCCAAGCTGCCGCCGCCCAAGGGCGCGGTGGCAACGGAGCGGCGCGGCATCTTGCGCGGGCCGAAGGTGGTGTTTGCCGGGCCGAGCGATCAGACACGTTCGCCGATCCGTCTTGTGCTCAAGTTCGAGTCTTTCGGCGACGCCAAGATCGATGCCAACTCGGTCAAGGTCACCTATCTGCGTACGCCGAATGTGGACCTGACCTCGCGCATGAAGCAATATGTGCAAGCGAGCGGCATCGATATGCCGGACGCTGAACTTCCGCCGGGCGAGTATATGGTGCGTGTGGACCTGAAGGACAGCGACGGCCGGCCCGCGAGTACGAGTTTCACTTTGAAGATTGCCCCCTAAGAAAGTGGCCCCCTAGGCTTGTCGATGATCTGCCCATACTGCCTGAAAGAGAATGCGGACGAGGTGCTGGTCTGCGTCACCTGCTCGCGCGACATCGCGGTGCCCGCGACGCTGATCGCCGAGCGCGATGATCTCCTCAAGAAGCGCGACGCCGCCCGCGAAGAGCTGCAGCGGGCGATGGCGGAGCTTGCCATGTTCAAGACCAAACAGCGCAAAAGGTCTGCCTGAAAGAACTGCTGATGGAATGTCCGTTCTGCGCCGAAACGATCCGGGACGAGGCGATCGCGTGCAAGCATTGCTCGCGCGATCTGCGCGTGGTGCGTCCCGTCCTGCTTGAGATCGAGGAGCTGGTCCGCGATCTCGACCGCATCCGCAGCGCGCTCGACCGCACCAATGCGCGGCTGGAGCGTTATCATCATCCGGTGCGTTTCTTCCTCACGCATTGTGCGCTGTATGTGCTGATCCCGGTGCTGCTGCTGCTCGTCGCGCACAGCGTCGTCACCATCGTGCTCGATGTCTCGCAGCTGTGGCTGCGCATCGCCTCGCTCGTCATCCCGATGCTGTTCGGGTTTTTAAGCTTCCCGCTGCACAAGCTGCGCGCCGGCGGCGCGGCGCTGCTGGCTCTGCTCACCGCAGCCTTCAGCGTCACCGGCATGCTCACGGCCACGGGGCTGCACGATCATGTGCCGATCCTGCCGGGGCCGTGGATCGAATGGCGCGAGGTGCTGGAATATTCCTCCAGCATTTTCCTGGCGTTCATCTGCGGCAACATCATCGGCCTCATGATCTTCGAAGTGCTGCCGCGTACGCTGGGGCAGGGCGGCAAACCCAACGCCGCCGCCTTCCGCGCCGCGCGACTGTTGGGTCAGCATGTCGGCGAAGAAACCCTTCGCCGCCGCGCGCGGCTGATCCAGGACTTGATGCAGACCGCAGGCCCGATGATCGGCGTCGCCGCCACCGCGATCGGCTCGGCCTACACGGGGCTGAAGGGGATTGTGGGGTGAGGGGGACGCAAGTTTTTATTGACGCTTTCCGCGCTCGTGAGGCGATTGCAATTGCGCTCGCCTCCCGCAGCGGCCGGGTCACGCTGCTCTTCCAGACCTGGGCCGTTCAGCTTCATGTTGGAGGAGCGTTTTTTGTTTTGACGATATGATCGTGGTCAATGGAGGTTATTGTGAAAATACCTGCAGTATTTTTATCATTGTCTCTCGCGTTGATTTTCCTGACTGGTCCATCGCTGGCGGGAACCTACGAGCAGTGTGAACGCATCGCTTCAAAGCGTTATCAGGGCACCGATGCAACCGCCTACAGAGCGAAAGAGCGATTCATTAAGAGCTGTATGATGGCCCAAAAGAAATAAGGCACCGATCGAGCGGTCGCGCTCCTTCACCGGAGCGCGGCTTTTTTGTTTGAGGTTTTGTTGCTTGTTGAGCCGCCGCCAACAATTGTTCTGATTGGCTTCGCCGCCGCGCGCGGCTGATCCAGGATCTGATGCAAACGGCCGGCCCGATGATCGGCTTCGCCGCCACCGCGATTGGCTCGGCCTACACGGGGCTGAAGGGGATCGTGGGGTAGGGGGCGGGGAGCTATCCGCCCACTTCGAGGAAAGCATTAAACAGATTCACCCATCGCTCAATCACGGCGTCGTTGAACTTGGCGGCTCCAACAGTCAGTGCTCTCTGCTTAGCTCTCTTGGCAAGTTCGACTTTCCAGTAGGGCGGAAGACTAACCTTCTGCTTGGCGGCCCATGCTTGGACTTGGCCGACGAAGGGCTCGCCATCACGAATTGTATCGGAAAGCCGCTCTTCAGGACTACGTTCAAGTCGATCAATCTCATCGGCCAGAAATTTGGGAGGAAAAAGATCTTCGATTTCCGCCAAGTCAAACCCGACAAAATCGGCAATTGAAATTACCTTTTTCTTATCGGAGGCGTAGGGACCTGATGTCAACTCACCTGCCATACGCTTTCCTGGGCCGTCTCCATCCAAGAGCACTATTGGCAATTTCTCATCTCGACCTGAGAGTATGCTCGCAACCACACGTGCTGTCTTTGCTCCGCCGGAAGGAGGGAACACTAATTCACGTGTCGGTGCTATTTTCTTTTCCGCTAGGAGAAGAGACTTAATCGCGGTCAGATAATGTTGATCTGACGCGCCTTCCACAATGATTGGCTGGCATCCGAGAAGTAAACTTTCAGCTACATTCAGGTTCAGAGCAGAGTGAACGGCATAAGCAGCCCCGGCCTGTCCTTCGTCTCCTTCCACGTGTCGCAAATCTGGCGTCGCTTTCGTTGATCCATCTGCAGCGATGTAAACCTTTCGTGCTCGCTCTAGATGGTCTGCGTCGACAAGAAAAGGAGAATGCGAAGTATAGATGAGTTGGTTTGTCTCGGCCAAATTCTCGAAGAACGCCGACAGATTTCTTTGGGCTAGAGGATGCAGTGACATGCCTGGCTCATCTAGTAGTAAGACAGCCTGCTTGTGTTCACCCAAGCTTTCGACGAGGAAAACCAGATAAAAGCTTAGGAACCATTGAAGCCCGGTACTTCGATTTTCTAGTTCTACTTCTTGTGGTCGTCGGTCATCGGCAACCCAAATGCGAAAGTGATCGCCGTCAGCTTCGAAACGAAAGCGATAATCGCCTTGCTTCCACCAATTTTTGAATTTCTCTGTCAGCATAGCTCCGGCGGATTGCAAAAGAATTGAGCGAGTACGTTTCGCTTCCGCAATTTTCTCTAGCTGCTGAGCCGTCGGACTTTGTCCATTAGGATCTTTGAAATCCCGACCGAGTTCCAAGATTTCCTGTGGTTTCAACTTTACGAACTGGAAAAGAACTCGAAGTGTGCGCGCCTTGGCGGCTTCCTTTGCTCCAAGGTCTTTGCGCTCAAGATTTTGCACTACATGTGGAAGGTAAATTTCTGAGTCTAAATTGCCATAGTTGGAATAATAAACGAACTTCGGCAAGGCTGGGGTAACGGCCTCCAACACCCCCGCCTTTTGACTGGGGAGCTCAGCAGTGATTTTTGCAATGTCTTCATTCAGTGCATCTACCTGTTGTTGGACCATCGGTACAATCACACTGGTCTTTGCCGGATTTTCGGGTATCAGGCTCGCGAGCGAATTTCTTAGATCAGTCAATTGCTGAGCATCTAGTTTTTGAGCGGCCGGTAGCCCCTCTTCGGCCTGACGGAGGCGGCGAATGATCTCCGCTTGAAGTTCTTCCTCCTGTTTGAGCGCCTTCGCTGCTTGCACGTCATTAATCAATGCTGTCAGCGCATCGGCAATGACGTGCTTGGGCTTTTCCCTCGTCGGGGCGTGATTGGGGAATGAAATAGAATAAGTGCCGTCATATGATCGAGCGACGATGACGGTTCTCGCTTCCTCAATTGAGAGGCCTGCGGCTTTTGCAATGACCGCAGAAATTGGCCCGCACTCGAATTCAGCTTCGACAAATTGATACTTTGACGGCGCGTCACGAATTTCGCCGAACATAGTTTTGGGATAGTCAGACGTAGGCTGCAATTCTCCATCTCTCGCAGGATTCAATTTCCACAGCGGCAGCAGGAGGTTCGTCTTTCCAGACTCGTTGACGCCGATCAGCGCTGTTACCGCCTCAACGTCAAGCCAGCCGCTGTCCTTCACAGAACGAAAATTGGTAACTCGAAATCTGATCAACTTCATTATTTAACCTTTGCTCTTCTTGCTATTTGAGTTCGGTTGCCAGCCTGCATGAGATGCGGAAGCTGGCTCTTGAGCCAAGTTTCAAAGCGAGGCACGATGAAAGTCTCGCTTGTACTACCGATGTCGGTCCTGCGCGCTCTTCGGGAGCGAGTCGAGGTTCATGCGATTTTTTTCAATGTCGGAAAGAACGACTTCAACACATCCAAGTGTTCGATTTTGCCGAAGCAGCAAGCCGACATGTCGCTAGTGTCGAACACCAGTACAGTATCGTGGCTGGCGCTGAGGCCGCTGCATACCTTTGCGGAAAAGGCGTTCGTATCTAAGTTAGATTCGACGATGAGGAATGATGTTGTGTCGTCCCAAAGGCCTTGGTTGTCGTTAGCATTTGCGACAAGATCTTGCCGACGCTCGTCGTAGGTCTTTCCGTTGATAGTCTTATTATGTAGCCTAAAGCTAACGTAGTAAGTAGAGGTCATAGGGGCTCCTGTTAAATGTGGGGGCGAGCCTTGACCTTTTTTGCAGAATCTCGATGATGAGATTGCTCACTACACGACAGCTCCTGACCCGCCCGTGGGTTAGTGAGCGCGGGAGCCGCCAGCGGCTAACTGGCGGCTTTTCTCCGATTCGCTCGGTTGTAATTGTTCTCGAAATTGCAACTTTAAGTCAATGTGTTCTGGCTATGTCCTGGTTACTACCGAATGGCCCCGCGCGGCTGATCCAGGATCTCATGCAGACAGCGCGCTCGATGATCGGCGTCGCCGCCACCGCGATCGGCTCGGCCTATACGGGGCTGAAGGGGATCGTGGGGTAGGGGCGCGGTGCTGTCAGCATTCTACCAGTTAGCAGCCGGAGACCGGACCTAATGACATGTCCGCTTCGGGCCCGGAAGCGGCCATTGGCTACCGGCTTAGTCGCGATCCATGGCTGTAAGGGTCTCGAATAAGGGTCTCGACAGCCGGTCAAGCGGCGGAGACAGCCGCACTCTCGTAGGCAACATGTCCACGCCCTCCACGCTTTACGTCGTAGAGACGGTCGTCGGCGCGTCGCTTGAGTGAGCGGGCGCTATCTCCGTGAACCGCCGCCGCTAGGCCGATACTCGCGCCTATCGTGACGCTATTGGTAGCGATCATGAACGGCCTTTCGAGCGCGAGCACAATACGTTCTGCCGCGCGCGAGGCGTCGGCTACACCGAACGCTACGTCAAATAAGACGGCAAATTCGTCGCCGCCAAGACGAGCAACGAGGTGGCGATCGTCAAGTTCGGCGAGGATCCGCGTAGCCACCGACTTTAGTAATTCGTCGCCTGCGTCATGACCGTGGGTATCGTTAACAGCCTTAAATCGGTCAAGATCAATCATGGCGACCACAGCGATAGCGCCGGAAGCCAGCCGCTCCGTGAGCACGCCGTCAAATGCTGCGCGGTTGGCAAGGCCCGTTAACGCATCCGTCGAAGCTGAGCGCGCCATATGATACTCCGCAAGCAGTTGAGCGCGGACGCGACCATGCATCATATTTATCAGCTGCAGCGTCCCGATCCAATGAAGTGCCAGCAGGATCGCTGCTACCCAGTAATAGAAGCCTCGAGCTGCAATGGCGGATACGATGAGCAGCGCAAACAGCGTGGAGACGTTCGGAATTGCGAGCGCCGGCGCTGCAGCGCCTCTGATCGTCACGCCTGAGAGGTGTGCCGATGCGGCGAGCGCAACGAGAGCGATAGCAACGTCATCGCCTAGCGAGAATGCCCGTACAATGAGAGCGGCGATCTGCGCTGCAGCGACGACGCCGATCGCCAGCAGAATCGGCAGATAAGCGGAGGTTGAGCTGCATAGCTTGCTAAATCCGATGCGCAACGCAATCAACACGACATTAGACATCGCCAATGAAGTTATTACAACGTCGCCTGTTTTCAGCCATAGCGCAGTCGAAATCACTGTGAGAGCGAGCAGGTAAGTAACTAAAAAGCGTTCAGCAACGAGCGTCGATTGAAGACTGCGGGCCACTGAATGCGGCAGAGCCGGGTCAATGAATTGTATCTTTGGCAACATCTAAGGCCCCACGGCAATGTAGCCACCATCGCACGCATCGGTTTCTCGGAAGTTCACAAGGGCGGTAAGCGCGTCGTGACCTTAATGCATAAAATTGTGCATATCGGCAGGCACCTGGGGCATTGGAGCGATCAACTTCGGCGTCAAAAGGAATCTTGCAGGACTGCGTCTGATGCCCCAAATGGA from Nitrobacteraceae bacterium AZCC 1564 includes these protein-coding regions:
- a CDS encoding diguanylate cyclase (GGDEF)-like protein (product_source=TIGR00254; cath_funfam=3.30.70.270; cog=COG2199; pfam=PF00990; smart=SM00267; superfamily=55073; tigrfam=TIGR00254; transmembrane_helix_parts=Inside_1_23,TMhelix_24_46,Outside_47_50,TMhelix_51_70,Inside_71_82,TMhelix_83_105,Outside_106_129,TMhelix_130_152,Inside_153_156,TMhelix_157_179,Outside_180_361), with the translated sequence MLPKIQFIDPALPHSVARSLQSTLVAERFLVTYLLALTVISTALWLKTGDVVITSLAMSNVVLIALRIGFSKLCSSTSAYLPILLAIGVVAAAQIAALIVRAFSLGDDVAIALVALAASAHLSGVTIRGAAAPALAIPNVSTLFALLIVSAIAARGFYYWVAAILLALHWIGTLQLINMMHGRVRAQLLAEYHMARSASTDALTGLANRAAFDGVLTERLASGAIAVVAMIDLDRFKAVNDTHGHDAGDELLKSVATRILAELDDRHLVARLGGDEFAVLFDVAFGVADASRAAERIVLALERPFMIATNSVTIGASIGLAAAVHGDSARSLKRRADDRLYDVKRGGRGHVAYESAAVSAA